A DNA window from Polyangium spumosum contains the following coding sequences:
- a CDS encoding SDR family NAD(P)-dependent oxidoreductase, giving the protein MSARVALVTGASRGIGEAIAQRFHEGGFSVAALARSRVESPHVAESYVCDVSDAGAVAQTVRAVLARFGRIDVLVNNAGLAGANSLDPADDDAFWHQVLAVNLNGTYYLCKHVLPHLPDGAGRIVNIASVLGLKGVPDQTAYVAAKHGVVGFTRALALHAAPRRITVNAICPGWTRTEMAEGRMRELGMDEAALAKGVPLGRMIEPREVADLAFHLAGEASAGITGQAIVIDGGALL; this is encoded by the coding sequence ATGAGCGCGCGTGTCGCCCTCGTCACGGGCGCGTCGAGGGGCATCGGCGAGGCCATCGCCCAGCGATTCCACGAGGGAGGCTTCTCCGTCGCGGCCCTCGCGCGATCCCGCGTGGAATCACCCCACGTGGCGGAGAGCTACGTCTGCGACGTCAGCGACGCGGGCGCGGTCGCGCAGACCGTACGCGCCGTCCTCGCGCGTTTCGGCCGCATCGACGTGCTGGTGAACAACGCGGGGCTCGCCGGGGCCAACTCGCTCGATCCCGCGGACGACGACGCGTTCTGGCACCAGGTCCTCGCGGTCAACCTGAATGGCACCTATTACCTGTGCAAGCACGTGCTCCCCCACCTGCCCGACGGCGCGGGGCGGATCGTCAACATCGCCTCGGTGCTGGGCCTCAAGGGCGTGCCGGATCAAACCGCGTACGTCGCGGCCAAGCACGGCGTCGTCGGCTTCACGCGGGCCCTCGCGCTGCACGCCGCTCCGCGCCGCATCACCGTCAATGCGATTTGCCCGGGCTGGACACGCACGGAGATGGCCGAGGGCCGGATGCGCGAGCTCGGTATGGACGAGGCGGCGCTCGCGAAGGGCGTGCCCCTGGGCCGCATGATCGAGCCGCGCGAGGTGGCCGACCTGGCCTTCCATCTGGCGGGGGAAGCCTCCGCGGGCATCACGGGGCAGGCCATCGTGATCGACGGGGGAGCCCTCCTTTAG